In one Haloplanus salinus genomic region, the following are encoded:
- a CDS encoding translation initiation factor IF-2 subunit beta — MNYDSALDRAYDTLPERTREAGDRLQVPDPVGETDGAFTRLTNLGDIADALGRKPEHLHRSIQRELGTNGQFDGDRARYNGSFTVGDFDAAIDAYVTEYVTCSECGLPDTNLVREDGVDMLRCTACGAFRPVQKRPKQTSSSGTPTLEEGKTYQLQITGTGRKGDGVAERGKYTIFVPGAKEGQTVEAYIDNISGTLAFAQLA; from the coding sequence ATGAACTACGATTCCGCGCTCGACCGTGCCTACGACACGCTCCCCGAGCGAACGCGGGAGGCGGGCGACCGCCTGCAGGTTCCCGACCCGGTCGGCGAAACCGACGGCGCGTTCACCCGACTGACGAACCTCGGCGACATCGCGGACGCGCTGGGACGCAAGCCCGAACATCTCCACCGCTCGATCCAGCGCGAACTCGGGACGAACGGCCAGTTCGACGGCGACCGAGCGCGCTACAACGGCTCCTTTACCGTGGGCGACTTCGACGCCGCCATCGACGCCTACGTCACCGAGTACGTCACCTGTTCGGAGTGTGGGCTGCCGGACACCAACCTCGTCCGCGAGGACGGCGTCGACATGCTCCGCTGTACGGCGTGTGGGGCGTTCCGCCCCGTTCAGAAGCGGCCGAAACAGACCTCGTCGTCGGGAACGCCGACGCTGGAGGAGGGCAAGACCTACCAGCTACAGATCACGGGGACCGGCCGCAAGGGCGACGGCGTCGCCGAGCGAGGTAAGTACACCATCTTCGTCCCCGGCGCCAAGGAGGGACAGACCGTGGAGGCGTACATCGACAACATCAGCGGGACGCTCGCGTTCGCGCAGCTGGCGTAG